From a region of the Panicum virgatum strain AP13 chromosome 2K, P.virgatum_v5, whole genome shotgun sequence genome:
- the LOC120686166 gene encoding heavy metal-associated isoprenylated plant protein 5-like, which yields MHLFKTTLAHCANSITEETRESTMWTEGARRFKLQVEMQCRCIGCVKKVEKAMASIGSLRGIETSVGDVATGIVTVVGKVDPTEVCHWLKKKTKKSVKVVNPDPAIENRNQKMVVILGSSSRAWHTTPSAPPLQDEMSWALEPPVGQHDHKSLQLIEEKIKGLEKVRDVLKIKNLENELNAAKSELTQSRKVIKSSKKALLDSAFNQLKAYKNLEALSQSPYD from the exons ATGCATCTATTTAAAACGACCCTTGCCCACTGTGCGAACAGCATCACAGAAGAGACTCGAGAATCTACCATGTGGACG GAGGGGGCCAGGCGGTTCAAGCTCCAGGTCGAGATGCAGTGCCGCTGCATTGGCTGCGTCAAGAAAGTCGAGAAGGCCATGGCGTCCATTGGGAGTCTCAGGG GAATCGAAACTTCGGTAGGGGATGTTGCCACTGGGATTGTCACGGTGGTTGGGAAGGTGGATCCAACAGAGGTCTGCCACTGGCTGAAGAAGAAGACAAAGAAGAGTGTCAAAGTTGTCAATCCTGATCCAGCAATTGAGAATCGCAACCAG AAAATGGTAGTGATCCTAGGAAGCAGTTCAAGAGCTTGGCACACTACACCCTCAGCTCCACCATTACAAGATGAGATGTCCTGGGCTCTAGAGCCACCAGTAGGTCAGCATGATCATAAGAGCCTACAGTTGATCGAGGAGAAGATCAAGGGCCTTGAGAAGGTCAGGGATGTCCTGAAGATCAAGAACCTGGAGAATGAGCTGAATGCAGCCAAGAGTGAGCTCACACAGTCAAGGAAAGTGATCAAAAGCAGTAAGAAGGCTCTGCTGGATAGTGCTTTCAATCAGCTCAAAGCATATAAGAACCTGGAGGCACTCAGTCAGTCACCATACGATTAA
- the LOC120686172 gene encoding uncharacterized protein LOC120686172: MSLAKRYVLRLFISLKYVTANVVDRQSGRIVTTASTAERPLREGLECGRACNAKAAAAVGEVLSMRLKVDGLAREPIHADAAKEVAKKGFKNQTKVWAILNALRNHGVNLHIDDDGDHRRHV, from the coding sequence ATGTCCCTCGCGAAGCGCTACGTGCTGCGCCTCTTCATCTCGCTCAAGTACGTGacggcgaacgtggtggaccGGCAGAGCGGCCGCATCGTGACGACCGCCTCGACCGCGGAGCGGCCGCTGCGGGAGGGGCTGGAGTGCGGCCGCGCCTGCAACGccaaggcggcggccgccgtcggGGAGGTGCTCTCCATGCGGCTCAAGGTAGACGGCCTCGCGCGGGAGCCCATACACGCCGACGCGGCCAAGGAGGTCGCCAAGAAGGGGTTCAAGAACCAGACCAAGGTCTGGGCCATCCTCAACGCGCTGCGCAACCACGGGGTCAACCTCCAcatcgacgacgacggcgaccacAGGCGGCACGTCTGA
- the LOC120686186 gene encoding uncharacterized protein LOC120686186: MEPAAARHAMEFGAASSGIGAISNRSLSAMEPSAVRDVNSSVVDDHAGITVDAGVESHLERPSTPQHLTTSVSCTSDTINTNSKEHLKPKIGMIFDTLKDVEEFYKSYAHEVGFSVRVGQHKKGNEEILFKRYYYSREGYKKENITNASDESGKNGKTHDVMETRCGCQAHIVVKAWR, translated from the exons ATGGAGCCGGCGGCCGCCCGCCACGCCATGGAGTTTGGAGCTGCGTCATCGGGAATCGGCGCCATCTCCAACAGAAGCCTGTCCGCCATGGAGCCATCGGCCGTCCGCGACGTGAACTCCAGCGTTG TGGATGATCATGCTGGCATCACCGTCGACGCCGGAGTTGAATCCCACCTTGAACGTCCAAGCACACCTCAGCATTTAACTACATCA GTCTCTTGTACAAGTGACACAATCAACACAAATTCGAAAGAACATTTGAAGCCAAAAATTGGAATGATCTTTGATACACTCAAAGATGTGGAGGAATTCTACAAATCGTACGCACATGAAGTTGGTTTCTCAGTTCGTGTTGGTCAGCACAAGAAGGGAAATGAGGAAATATTATTCAAGAGGTATTATTATTCAAGGGAAGGGTACAAAAAGGAGAACATAACAAATGCTAGTGATGAATCTGGGAAAAATGGGAAGACACATGATGTGATGGAAACTAGATGTGGATGTCAGGCACATATTGTTGTCAAAGCTTGGCGGTGA